The Streptomyces sp. A2-16 sequence ACCTGGTCCGCAACAACCCCGACCAGACCATGACCATCGACCCCTGCAACCTGCAACTGCTCTACCAGGGCCTCTCCCCCAACACACCGTCGGGCACCCCCTACATCCAACTGCCGTACCGCCCCGGCCTGCTCACCCTGCAGCGCTGACCCACCCGCTCACGGCGCCCGCGAAGAGGTGCGGTCCCACGCGTGGACGAGCCGTCCACGCGTGGGACGACCCCATCGCCCATCCGCAGACCGGCGCGCACCGCCTCCCCGCCTCCTCGCTTCCCCGCTTCCCCGCTTCCAGCAGCCCAGCCGCACGCCTGCCGGGCTCGCCCACCACTCGCAGAAGAGGACGCTGCATGAGAAAGCTCCGGGTACTACTGATCTCGCTTGTCACTGCCGCGCTCGGGGTGACGGTGGCGGGCGCGCCGCCTGCCTCCGCCGCCCCCAACACGCCTCTGCGAGTCATGCCGTTGGGTGACTCGATCACCTGGGGCGTGGGAAGCAGCACGGGCAACGGCTACCGGAGTTCGCTGTGGAACCAGCTTGCGGCGGACGGCCATCCGCTGGACTTCGTGGGCACGTTACGGGGCGGGACGATGTCCGACCCCGACAACGAAGGGCACTCCGGGTACCGCATCGACCAGATCGCCGCCCTCGCCGACGCCTCGCTGACCCGCTACCGGCCCAACGTCGTGACGCTGCACATCGGCACCAATGACCTCCAGGGGGCCTCCGAGGTCAACACCTCCATCACCCGGCTGAGGTCGCTGGTCAACCAGATCACCGCCGACGTCCCCGACGCGACCGTCCTCGTCGCCTCCCTGGTGGTGTCCACCAGCGCCTCGGAGGAGCAGTTCCGGGGCGCGTACAACCAGGCCATCCCCCGGATCGTCAGCGATGCACAGGCCGCGGGCAAGCATGTCGCCTTCGTCGACATGAGCAGCCTCACCACGGCGGACCTGGCCGATCCGCTCCACCCCAACGACGCCGGCTACCAGAAGATGGCCGACGCGTTCCACCGGGGCGTGCAGGCCGCGGACGGCGCCGGGTGGTTGCGGAACCCCGCCCGCGCCCCCGCGCGCGTGCAGTCCGGCATCGCCGGCAAGTGCCTGGACGTCAACGGCGCCGGCACCGCGGACGGGACCGCCGTACAGACGTGGAGCTGCGGCGACAGTGCCAACCAGTACTGGTCCTCCTACACCGACGGCACCCTGCGCTCCATGGGCAAGTGCCTCGACGCGGCCGGCGGGGCCACTGCCAACGGCACCAAGGTGCAGCTGTGGGCCTGTCACGGCGGCTCCAACCAGGTCTGGCAGGTGTACAACGGCGGCTACCGCAATCCCGCATCCGGCCGCTGCCTCGATGTTCCCGGCTCTTCCCAGGCCGACGGCACGCAGCTCCAGCTGTGGGACTGCCACGCCGGATCCAACCAGAAGTGGACCTCTTTGACAGCCGGCTGAACCCAGCGCCCGGGCTCAGACCCCGGGCGCACACCGGTGGCACGGTCTCCCCGGTTCGCCGCCTGTTGAAGCTGAGGTCACGCGCCGTCCACCGCCCGGAGTACCGAAGGCTGCTCCCCTCCGCAGCGGCCCTCTGCACGCAGACTCGGACCACCGTTCCTGGACTTCGTCTCCTTACTCGTCGGCGATCCAGTGATCGAACGCCGTCAGGTGCATCTCGGAGGCGGTGAGCAGGCGGGTGTAGACCTGGCGTGTGTCCGGGGCGGTGAGTCCGGACAGTGCCTTGGTCAGTGCGCGGATGTCGTCGTTCTCGACCGTGCGGCCCGCCTTCAGAGCTCCGGTCAGGCTGCCCTCGCCCTGCTTCAGGAGCCTGTCGTAGGTGGCCTGGGCGCCCGGGTCGGTGAACTCACCGGCCTGCTTGCCGGCGGTCGGGTCGCTCACGTCGTAGCGGTTCAGCAGGGTGCGTACGGCGGTCAGATGCTGGGTCTCCGCCGCCGCGATCCGCTCGAAAACGCGCACGTCGTAACGTTCGGCGAACGTCGTGTACAGATCGTGCGCGAGCTTCTCTTCCTCGGCCATGCCCGCCAACGTGGTCTTCTGAAAGGCCGTCAGGGTGCCCTGCTCGGCCAGGGCGGCTGCGTTGCAGGATCCGTCGTGCTGCCGGATGCCGTCCCTGTCGTCGCCGTGGTGGCGCGGCTGGTGCTGAGCGTTCGTCAGCATGCTCCGGGACGTGGTCTGCGCGGCCATCGGTGCGGCACCCTCCGTGCCCGCGGTCACCGGGCCGACGGCCAGCACTGCGCCGATGGCGAGGGCGCCCGCGGTGACCGCCGTCGCGATCTTGATGTTGCGCTTCATGGCGAACCTCCTCGGGTCTGCGGGAGCGTCTTCCGTTCCCGCACCATCACCGTGGCCCCGGGCCCTGCAGTCGCCGTGCGATGCGTGTGGAGACGAGATGGAGACGACCGCCGGGTGGCTTGGGGCTGTTCGGCCCCTCCCGGGGCCTGCGCGTGGCGCGTAGACGTGGGACATGGCCGCCACCGTGCTCGTCGTCGAGGACGAGAAGGAGATCCGCGAGCTGCTGCGCCGCTACCTGGAGCGCGCGGGATACGGGGTGCTGACGACCGGCTCGGGCGCCGAGGCCGTACGGCTGCTCGGCGAGCCCGGGATCGATCTGACATTGCTCGATCTCGGGTTGCCGGACGTGGACGGCGACGAGGTGCTGCGCGAGGCCCAGGAGCGAGGGCGGGTACCTGTGGTGGTGCTGACGGCTCGGAGCACCGTCGAGGACCGCATTCACGGGTTGCGGCTGGGAGCCGACGACTACGTGACCAAGCCGTTCAGTCCCACCGAGGTGGTACTGCGGGTGGGTGCGGTACTGCAGCGGGCCGGGGGCACTGCGGCGGGGACGGCGCCGGTCGCGTCGTACGGGGACGGACGGCTGCGTATCGACGAGACCCGGCACGAGGCGGTCCTGGACGGAGTGCCGGTGGAGCTGACGCCCACCGAGTGGGGTCTGCTGACCACGCTGGCGGCGGTGCCGGGCCGGGTGTACTCGCGCTACGAACTCGTCAACAGGGTGCGCGGCTACGAGTTCGCCGGATACGAGCGGACGATCGACTCGCACGTGAAGAACCTCCGGCACAAACTCGGGGCGGTCGGCCCCGGCCTCGTCGAGACGGTCCTGGGCGTGGGCTACCGGCTGGGGTGGGCCCGTGACCCCTGAGCCGCGTTCGCCACGCAGTGGGCCCGTGGCCCCTGAGCCGGCGCCCGGGACCCCCGAGCCGAGATCGCTGCGCTTCGGCGTTCGGCGGTCCGGTGGGCTCGGCCCGCTCGGGCGGCGCCTGTTCGCCGCGTTCGCCGTGGTCGCGCTGGCGTCCGTGGCCCTGCTCACCGTCGCGGCACTCGTCGGAACCGACCGCGGGCTCAGCAGCGCGCACCAGGCCGACCGGCAGCGCGTCGCCGGCCGGGTGGCCGCAGCCGCCGCCGACGCCTACCGGACGGCGGGCGGCTGGGCCTCGGCCGACCTGTCCGCGGCCCGGTCGCCGGCCTCCGCCGCCGGGGCGGTGCTCACAGTGCGCGACGCGGACGGCGAGACGATCTCCGGCGGCTCCGGTTCAGGTTCCGGCTCCGGCTCCGGCTCCGGCAGCGGCAGCGGCTCCGGCTCCGGCAGCGGTTCGGGGGCGGAGGACGAGCACGGGATGTCCGACTCGGGGCCGGGACACCATGGGCAGGGCGTGGGCTCGGGCCCCGGTGCGAGCGCGCCCGTAGTGGTCGACGGCCGCACGGTCGGCTCCGTGTCGCTGGTCTTCTCGGCAGACTCCGGCTCGGCCGGCCGGTCCGTCGCCTGGGGCTGGGTGGCCGCGGCTGCGGTCGGCGCGCTGGCTCTGGCGCTGGCCGTGAGCTGGTTCGTCACCCGGCGCCTGACGGCTCCCTTGGTCCGGGTCGCGGCCGGCGCCCGCGCACTGGCCGCCG is a genomic window containing:
- a CDS encoding ricin-type beta-trefoil lectin domain protein, giving the protein MRKLRVLLISLVTAALGVTVAGAPPASAAPNTPLRVMPLGDSITWGVGSSTGNGYRSSLWNQLAADGHPLDFVGTLRGGTMSDPDNEGHSGYRIDQIAALADASLTRYRPNVVTLHIGTNDLQGASEVNTSITRLRSLVNQITADVPDATVLVASLVVSTSASEEQFRGAYNQAIPRIVSDAQAAGKHVAFVDMSSLTTADLADPLHPNDAGYQKMADAFHRGVQAADGAGWLRNPARAPARVQSGIAGKCLDVNGAGTADGTAVQTWSCGDSANQYWSSYTDGTLRSMGKCLDAAGGATANGTKVQLWACHGGSNQVWQVYNGGYRNPASGRCLDVPGSSQADGTQLQLWDCHAGSNQKWTSLTAG
- a CDS encoding DUF2202 domain-containing protein — translated: MKRNIKIATAVTAGALAIGAVLAVGPVTAGTEGAAPMAAQTTSRSMLTNAQHQPRHHGDDRDGIRQHDGSCNAAALAEQGTLTAFQKTTLAGMAEEEKLAHDLYTTFAERYDVRVFERIAAAETQHLTAVRTLLNRYDVSDPTAGKQAGEFTDPGAQATYDRLLKQGEGSLTGALKAGRTVENDDIRALTKALSGLTAPDTRQVYTRLLTASEMHLTAFDHWIADE
- a CDS encoding response regulator transcription factor, with product MAATVLVVEDEKEIRELLRRYLERAGYGVLTTGSGAEAVRLLGEPGIDLTLLDLGLPDVDGDEVLREAQERGRVPVVVLTARSTVEDRIHGLRLGADDYVTKPFSPTEVVLRVGAVLQRAGGTAAGTAPVASYGDGRLRIDETRHEAVLDGVPVELTPTEWGLLTTLAAVPGRVYSRYELVNRVRGYEFAGYERTIDSHVKNLRHKLGAVGPGLVETVLGVGYRLGWARDP